GCCCAATGCCATGATGACGATGTAGCTGTTCTGAAGCACCAGGTTCGTCAGATTCAACGGCTGCAACAGCGTGCCGCTGGTCATGACCTGGAAGAACAGCATGATCGCAATCAGCGACATCAGCATGCCGTAGTTGCGCAAATTGTTCTTGATGAAGCTGCCGTGCCGGCGCTCCTCGGGCAGCGACACCGTCTTGTCGGTCATGGCTGCGATCCTCCCATCTCCGCGGCCTTGGCCGCGCCGTTTCCGTTGCTTCGTTCGTTGCGCATGATAGCGCGCATGATGTTTTCTTGTGTCGCCTCAGCGCCCGGGAACTCGCCGACGAAGGCGCCGTCGTTCATGACGCAGATGCGGTCGCAGATGCCGAGCAGTTCGGGCATCTCCGAAGAGATTACCACGACGCCGCGGCCAGCCTCCGCCAGTTCGTTGATAATACAGTAAATCTCGTATTTGGCACCGACGTCTATGCCCCTCGTCGGCTCATCCAGGATCAGTACCTTGGGGTCGGTCATCAGCCATTTCGACAATACGACCTTCTGCTGGTTCCCGCCGGAAAGCTGGCCGGTCTCCTGATAGACGTCGGAACAGCGGATCCGCATCCGGTTGCGGTAGTCGCTGGCGATTTTCAGCTCGGCGATGTCGTCGATCACCCGCCCCGGCGCGACCTGATCGAGGCTTGCCAGGGTAATGTTCTTGCGGACGTCGTCGGCCAGGATCAGGCCGAGCTGCTTGCGGTCCTCCGTGACATAGGCAAGGCCGGCGTCGATAGCGGCGGCGACGTTCGGCAGCACGATCTCGTGACCCTCGAGGGCGATGCGACCGGTGATATTGGCCCCCCAGGAGCGGCCGAACAGGCTCATGGCGAATTCGGTGCGACCGGCCCCCATCAGCCCGGCGATACCGACGACCTCGCCGCGCTTGACGCCGAAATTGACGTTCTTGATTACCTGCCGCTCAGGATGAATCGGGTGGTAGACCGACCAGTTCGAAACCTCGAGCACGGGCTCGCCGATCTTGGCGCTGCGCTCGGGAAAACGATGGGCGAGATCGCGGTTGACCATGCTGCGGATGATACGGTCTTCCTGGATCGGCTCGGCGCGGCAGTCGATACCGTCCACGGTGCGTCCGTCGCGCAGCACGGTGATGTGGTCGGCGACGCGGGCGACCTCATTGAGCTTGTGCGAGATCAGGATCGAGCCGATGCCT
This genomic interval from Bradyrhizobium guangzhouense contains the following:
- the mmsA gene encoding multiple monosaccharide ABC transporter ATP-binding protein; translation: MTAMLEMRNVSKSFAGVQALRDVNFSVEAGQIHALVGENGAGKSTLMKVLSGVYPAGSYEGTIVFEGEERRFRDINDSEALGIIIIHQELALIPLMSIAENIFLSHPPSKFGVIDRDAVYRRTRELLAQVGLKESPDTLITDLGVGKQQLVEIAKALSKRVRMLILDEPTASLNEADSAALLERLMKFREQGIGSILISHKLNEVARVADHITVLRDGRTVDGIDCRAEPIQEDRIIRSMVNRDLAHRFPERSAKIGEPVLEVSNWSVYHPIHPERQVIKNVNFGVKRGEVVGIAGLMGAGRTEFAMSLFGRSWGANITGRIALEGHEIVLPNVAAAIDAGLAYVTEDRKQLGLILADDVRKNITLASLDQVAPGRVIDDIAELKIASDYRNRMRIRCSDVYQETGQLSGGNQQKVVLSKWLMTDPKVLILDEPTRGIDVGAKYEIYCIINELAEAGRGVVVISSEMPELLGICDRICVMNDGAFVGEFPGAEATQENIMRAIMRNERSNGNGAAKAAEMGGSQP